One window from the genome of Gimesia aquarii encodes:
- a CDS encoding DUF1353 domain-containing protein: MTTTPDKESVFLVSGLLQTERQSDGCRKLLRELTVNVRDKVITVPENFITDFSSIPWFGRILVRWSKVDIAGVVHDRLYATGEYTRCESDTVWRLTALAGECHANLFQAWIGWFFLRIGGWIAWNRSRKKRAKH; encoded by the coding sequence TTGACAACAACTCCTGATAAAGAATCCGTATTTCTTGTGAGTGGATTACTTCAAACCGAACGACAATCCGATGGCTGCCGCAAGCTGTTACGCGAACTCACAGTCAATGTGCGAGACAAAGTCATTACTGTCCCGGAAAATTTCATTACCGATTTTAGTTCCATCCCCTGGTTTGGTCGTATTCTTGTTCGCTGGTCCAAGGTAGATATCGCAGGAGTTGTACATGACAGGCTCTATGCCACCGGTGAATACACACGCTGTGAATCCGACACGGTCTGGCGTTTGACAGCACTCGCTGGCGAATGCCATGCTAATCTTTTTCAGGCATGGATAGGTTGGTTCTTTTTAAGAATTGGTGGTTGGATTGCCTGGAATCGTTCCAGAAAAAAACGAGCCAAGCATTAA
- a CDS encoding DUF1501 domain-containing protein produces MKDHYSSQKNIPRRHFFQQVSTGIQGAALTWLLSQDLYADSKTPTHKETPTLGPHHKPRAKSVIHLFMNGGPSQMDLFDPKPFLDKHHGKEHFDKIAGEVEFPERAGALMKSPFKFAQHGESGMWVSDVMPHLAKQVDEITMIRSMFTTNLTHEPALYKIQSGSEFTGHPALGAWVSYGLGSENKNLPAYVVLDDPLGLPVNGIENWQSGFLPAQHQGTRFRATGSPVLNLKPGYDQPEAVSKLERDLISRLDQIHQRKRSHYRQLESRLSTYALAARMQISASDALDLSQETEETQKRYGIDQKVTESYGRRCLIARRLVERGVRFVQLFINSQIWDTHSAIATNLKTACQRTDQPVAALLQDLKQRGLLDDTLVMWGGEMGRLPIAQLTADKDERKSGRDHNKNALCTWMAGGGVKKGMVLGETDELGFAAVENRVSVPDWHATMLHLLGLNHEELFIPRNGLNERLTGVGNSPRIVKEILA; encoded by the coding sequence ATGAAAGATCATTACTCTTCGCAAAAGAACATACCGAGACGCCATTTTTTTCAGCAAGTCTCTACAGGAATCCAAGGGGCCGCTTTGACCTGGCTCCTTAGTCAGGATTTGTATGCGGATTCAAAAACTCCGACTCATAAAGAGACACCTACACTCGGACCTCACCACAAACCGCGAGCCAAGTCAGTGATTCATTTATTCATGAACGGGGGACCGAGTCAAATGGACTTGTTTGATCCCAAGCCGTTTCTGGATAAACATCATGGGAAGGAGCATTTTGATAAAATTGCAGGAGAAGTCGAATTCCCTGAACGAGCTGGTGCCTTAATGAAGAGTCCCTTCAAATTTGCTCAGCATGGTGAATCCGGCATGTGGGTATCTGATGTTATGCCGCATCTGGCGAAGCAAGTTGATGAAATCACCATGATTCGTTCGATGTTCACAACCAATTTGACACACGAACCTGCACTTTACAAAATTCAGTCAGGCAGCGAATTTACAGGACATCCGGCATTGGGAGCCTGGGTCTCTTACGGATTGGGAAGTGAAAATAAAAACCTGCCTGCGTATGTTGTTTTAGATGATCCACTCGGATTACCTGTCAACGGAATCGAAAACTGGCAATCCGGCTTTCTACCTGCGCAACATCAGGGAACTCGTTTTCGTGCGACTGGCTCTCCGGTCTTGAATCTGAAACCGGGCTACGATCAACCCGAAGCGGTCTCAAAACTCGAACGCGATTTGATCTCACGCCTGGATCAAATTCATCAACGAAAACGATCGCATTATCGTCAACTGGAATCTCGTTTATCAACTTATGCATTGGCTGCGCGAATGCAAATTTCAGCTTCTGACGCGCTCGACCTTTCTCAGGAAACAGAAGAAACACAAAAGAGGTATGGCATTGATCAAAAAGTGACCGAATCATATGGTCGCAGATGTCTGATCGCACGCCGTCTCGTTGAGAGAGGCGTCCGCTTCGTGCAATTATTTATCAATAGCCAAATTTGGGATACTCACAGTGCGATCGCGACAAATTTGAAAACTGCCTGTCAGCGAACAGATCAACCGGTTGCTGCCTTATTGCAAGATTTGAAACAGCGCGGTTTATTAGATGACACCCTTGTCATGTGGGGTGGTGAAATGGGGCGTTTGCCCATTGCACAATTGACTGCGGATAAAGATGAACGAAAATCGGGTCGCGATCATAACAAGAATGCTCTGTGTACCTGGATGGCAGGTGGAGGTGTCAAGAAAGGTATGGTTCTGGGAGAAACTGACGAACTGGGCTTTGCCGCCGTGGAAAACCGCGTCAGTGTACCAGACTGGCATGCGACCATGTTACATCTGCTCGGACTAAACCACGAAGAGCTCTTCATCCCCCGGAATGGATTGAATGAACGCCTGACAGGTGTCGGAAACAGTCCAAGAATCGTCAAGGAAATTCTCGCCTGA
- a CDS encoding PSD1 and planctomycete cytochrome C domain-containing protein: MIDKLLAYLDRPLFFHRNMVISQTITLCLFAINTSHLTASEDITTRNSIFYESAVKSIITEKCLRCHNSETKKAGLDLSSPQGIQNGSESGRIVQAGDPDESLLIEMINAGEMPPDEKDHLSKKELNEIRNWISAGAKFREAVQSKPSVTQHDIIPLLHLRCVACHGGRRKEAGLDLRTKESILKGGKSGPAVVPGEPEKSLLIQRIASGEMPPRRKLVSVSVKPMEANELKRLSKWIALKLPEINHPSVDDKNQSDALVTEKDREFWSFQPPSKVKPPQVKYSNQVRNPIDAFILRKLEQRGLTLSPAASKRTMIRRLYFNLTGLPPTPNEVEHFINDTDPLAYERLVDRLLASPRYGERWARHWLDVAGYADSEGAQNEDRLRPHIYRYRDYVIRAFNQDKPYSRFLLEQIAGDELVDYQSKEVTQEVYDCLVATGFLRTAPDRTFANITNFVPDRLEVISDEMEILGSAVMGLTIKCARCHSHKFDPIAQRDYYRLTAIFKEAYDEHDWLKSQGPRTLPHVTSEERRHYEKHNQLITADIERLKQKLKERTARALKTQREKGIQSLPESERETILIAFSTKASQQTDEQKILLKKHKRLLTPSPDELKKLDQEYKKKSDDLQNQMKVLKSKLKQEPRIRALWSRGSPSPTYILKRGNYLTPGRLVKPGVPEVLIQKANPFSSLIPENNRKPIRRRLAFAKWLTRSDNPLTARVMVNRIWLHHFGRGIVNTPGNFGRAGEKPSHPELLDWLANEFVRQNWSLKSLHRLIVTSNTYRQNSSITKKALQRDPDGSLLSRMPLQRMEAEVLRDTLLYLSGQLDETPFGPADPVEVRSDGLVTSKRTQKGWRRSVYIRQRRTQIPTLLENFDYPQMGPNCINRGESLVAPQALHLMNDKMVYQLAIDFASQIQAEVGPVPEAQIVQIYRKAFSRNPTAEEKTIAVDIMQQMTKTWQDSNYQQKDQIPPAQKALINYCHVVFNLAEFQYID, encoded by the coding sequence ATGATTGATAAACTGCTGGCATATTTAGATCGCCCGCTGTTTTTTCATCGTAATATGGTGATTAGTCAGACGATCACCCTCTGTTTATTTGCAATTAACACCAGTCACCTCACAGCCAGTGAAGATATAACAACCAGGAACAGCATTTTTTATGAAAGTGCTGTCAAATCAATTATTACTGAAAAATGTCTTCGTTGTCATAACTCAGAAACGAAAAAAGCGGGCCTTGATCTCAGTTCTCCGCAAGGCATTCAAAATGGAAGCGAATCGGGTCGTATTGTGCAAGCCGGAGATCCGGACGAAAGCCTCTTAATCGAAATGATCAACGCAGGCGAAATGCCACCAGATGAGAAAGACCATCTGAGTAAAAAAGAATTGAATGAGATTCGCAACTGGATTTCTGCTGGTGCGAAGTTTCGTGAAGCAGTTCAATCCAAACCTTCAGTGACACAACATGATATTATTCCCCTGCTACACTTACGATGCGTTGCCTGTCATGGAGGCCGACGGAAGGAAGCGGGACTCGATCTCAGAACAAAAGAGTCGATTTTAAAAGGTGGAAAATCAGGACCAGCAGTTGTTCCTGGTGAACCAGAAAAAAGTCTTCTCATCCAGCGTATCGCGTCAGGTGAGATGCCACCACGTCGAAAGTTGGTTTCAGTCAGTGTCAAACCCATGGAGGCGAATGAGCTGAAACGGCTCTCAAAATGGATTGCGCTCAAGCTTCCGGAAATAAATCATCCTTCGGTAGACGATAAAAATCAGTCCGATGCTCTTGTAACTGAGAAAGATCGCGAGTTTTGGTCGTTTCAGCCTCCCTCGAAGGTGAAGCCCCCTCAAGTGAAATACAGTAACCAGGTAAGAAATCCAATTGATGCCTTTATTCTACGAAAGCTGGAACAACGCGGACTCACTTTGTCTCCAGCAGCAAGTAAGAGAACAATGATACGCCGACTTTATTTCAATCTCACAGGTTTACCACCGACTCCCAATGAAGTTGAACATTTCATTAATGACACTGATCCTTTAGCATATGAAAGGCTGGTAGATCGATTATTGGCATCACCACGCTATGGAGAGCGCTGGGCACGTCATTGGCTTGACGTTGCAGGTTATGCAGATTCGGAAGGGGCTCAGAACGAGGATCGGTTACGTCCACATATCTATCGCTACCGTGACTATGTGATTCGCGCTTTCAACCAGGATAAGCCTTACTCACGCTTTCTGCTGGAGCAAATCGCAGGTGATGAACTGGTCGATTATCAAAGTAAAGAAGTGACACAAGAGGTCTATGACTGTCTCGTTGCGACAGGTTTTCTGAGAACTGCCCCAGATCGTACCTTTGCCAATATCACCAATTTTGTGCCTGACCGCCTCGAAGTCATTTCTGACGAAATGGAAATCCTGGGGTCGGCAGTCATGGGATTGACCATCAAATGTGCACGTTGTCATTCGCATAAGTTCGATCCCATAGCTCAACGAGACTATTACCGTCTGACAGCCATCTTTAAAGAGGCTTACGATGAACATGACTGGCTGAAATCACAAGGACCACGCACCTTACCGCACGTGACATCTGAAGAACGACGTCATTATGAAAAGCATAACCAGCTCATCACAGCCGATATTGAACGACTTAAACAAAAATTAAAGGAACGGACAGCAAGAGCATTAAAAACACAGCGAGAGAAAGGCATTCAATCACTTCCTGAATCGGAGCGTGAAACAATCTTAATTGCGTTTTCCACTAAAGCGTCTCAACAGACTGATGAGCAAAAGATACTTTTGAAAAAGCATAAAAGACTGTTAACTCCTTCTCCTGATGAATTAAAAAAACTGGATCAGGAATATAAAAAGAAATCTGATGATCTCCAAAATCAGATGAAGGTTCTCAAATCAAAATTGAAGCAGGAGCCTCGTATTCGAGCACTTTGGTCGCGTGGAAGTCCCTCTCCTACCTATATTTTGAAACGAGGGAATTACCTCACTCCAGGACGCCTGGTTAAACCTGGAGTACCAGAAGTCCTTATTCAAAAGGCTAATCCATTCAGTTCCCTCATACCTGAGAATAATCGGAAACCCATTCGTCGTCGACTCGCTTTTGCGAAGTGGTTAACTCGATCCGATAACCCATTGACGGCGCGAGTTATGGTGAACCGTATCTGGTTGCATCATTTCGGGAGGGGCATTGTCAACACACCAGGCAATTTTGGACGCGCTGGAGAAAAACCGTCCCACCCAGAATTATTGGACTGGCTGGCCAACGAGTTTGTACGTCAAAACTGGAGTCTTAAATCCCTGCACCGCTTAATTGTCACTTCAAACACGTATCGACAAAATTCTTCGATCACAAAGAAAGCATTACAACGAGATCCCGATGGAAGCCTCTTGTCAAGAATGCCCTTGCAGCGCATGGAAGCCGAGGTTCTCAGGGACACTCTGCTTTATCTTTCCGGTCAATTAGACGAAACTCCTTTTGGTCCCGCGGACCCGGTCGAAGTTCGTTCTGATGGTCTGGTAACATCAAAGCGGACTCAAAAGGGGTGGAGAAGAAGCGTTTATATTCGACAACGTCGTACACAAATCCCAACCCTTCTGGAAAATTTTGACTACCCGCAAATGGGACCAAACTGTATCAACCGCGGCGAGTCACTTGTGGCGCCACAAGCGTTGCACTTAATGAATGATAAAATGGTTTATCAATTAGCGATAGATTTTGCCTCTCAAATTCAAGCTGAAGTTGGACCAGTTCCAGAAGCACAAATTGTCCAGATTTATCGAAAAGCTTTCAGTCGGAATCCCACCGCAGAAGAAAAAACCATAGCAGTCGACATAATGCAACAAATGACAAAAACATGGCAAGATTCAAATTATCAGCAAAAAGATCAAATTCCACCCGCACAAAAGGCACTGATTAATTATTGTCATGTCGTCTTCAATCTGGCCGAGTTTCAGTACATCGATTGA
- a CDS encoding Nramp family divalent metal transporter, which translates to MMNSDSHQQQKSMRFGNLAHWDESDLPAPPPFSVRNLFSTIGPGAILLTGSIGGGEWLIGPTITVKYGMDILWIATVAIVLQLLFNLEAIRYTLYTGEPILVGIMRLRPGSKFWASGYIFATIAQLGVPALAAACASVLFASFAGRMAGDGDTTILHYLTYTVILITVGILLSGKTIERMLEYFSWIMISFIFSFLTLVNVLFVPFEHWMKTLTGFFQFGSLPADVDLLLLATFAATAGSGGIGNLVITNWYRDKGFGMGAKVGSITSAFSHSEMKLSPVGKVFPINKENLQNWKSWWKYVSADQVWLWGMGCLVGMFLNVNLATAVIPENTNMDHMAAGAFQARYMADQLWSGFWILALLNGFWVLMSTHLSNTDVLIRTVTDIVWVASPHLRERRKMSVSRLYYSFLAIATVWGLFAVHWGHAITLFKILGAIAGPVLAIAAIQILILNTKLLPLELRPPIWRRCALVVCALCYGCLSAALLWNLFL; encoded by the coding sequence ATGATGAATTCAGATTCTCATCAACAACAGAAATCAATGCGATTCGGGAACCTTGCTCACTGGGACGAAAGCGATTTGCCTGCACCACCACCGTTCTCGGTACGCAACCTGTTCAGTACAATTGGGCCGGGAGCGATATTGCTTACCGGGTCAATTGGCGGCGGTGAGTGGCTCATCGGTCCTACCATTACGGTGAAGTATGGTATGGACATTCTCTGGATCGCAACTGTCGCTATCGTATTGCAACTTCTCTTTAATCTGGAAGCCATTCGTTACACGTTATACACGGGCGAGCCAATTCTGGTGGGAATTATGCGACTGCGACCGGGTTCTAAATTTTGGGCCTCTGGTTACATCTTCGCCACGATTGCTCAACTAGGTGTCCCGGCATTGGCCGCGGCTTGTGCTTCGGTGCTTTTTGCCTCTTTTGCAGGTCGCATGGCCGGTGATGGGGATACAACCATTCTCCACTACCTTACTTACACGGTGATTTTAATAACCGTCGGCATTCTGCTCTCTGGCAAAACTATTGAACGCATGTTGGAATATTTTTCATGGATCATGATTTCATTCATTTTTTCGTTCCTCACTCTCGTCAATGTATTATTTGTACCCTTTGAGCATTGGATGAAGACACTCACAGGATTCTTCCAGTTCGGAAGTCTGCCGGCTGACGTTGATCTGTTATTACTGGCGACCTTTGCCGCAACGGCTGGTTCCGGAGGCATTGGAAACCTGGTGATCACAAACTGGTATCGTGACAAGGGATTTGGAATGGGGGCCAAAGTCGGATCAATTACGAGCGCTTTCAGTCACAGTGAAATGAAGCTCTCTCCCGTCGGTAAGGTATTTCCCATCAATAAAGAGAATCTTCAAAACTGGAAATCCTGGTGGAAATATGTCTCAGCCGATCAGGTCTGGTTGTGGGGCATGGGATGTCTTGTCGGAATGTTTCTGAATGTGAATCTGGCGACGGCGGTGATTCCCGAAAATACGAATATGGATCATATGGCTGCCGGAGCGTTTCAGGCACGCTACATGGCAGATCAGCTTTGGAGCGGATTCTGGATTCTGGCTCTCTTGAACGGATTCTGGGTTTTGATGTCAACTCATTTGAGTAACACGGACGTCCTGATTAGAACGGTTACAGACATCGTCTGGGTGGCGAGTCCCCACCTGCGTGAGCGTCGCAAGATGAGCGTCAGTCGTCTCTATTACTCTTTTCTGGCAATCGCGACTGTCTGGGGCCTCTTTGCCGTCCACTGGGGGCATGCCATTACCTTGTTTAAAATCCTGGGTGCGATTGCTGGCCCGGTCCTAGCAATTGCCGCCATTCAAATCTTGATCTTGAATACAAAACTCCTGCCTCTGGAGTTACGCCCCCCCATTTGGCGTCGATGCGCTTTGGTGGTTTGTGCTCTTTGTTATGGATGTTTGTCTGCTGCACTCCTATGGAATTTGTTTTTGTAA
- a CDS encoding cupin domain-containing protein, with product MKDRTLQQERLEAIISSSESATVPLADGVELRPLVSSTLGARGLSTGIVTFQSDAMLPAHRHPVSEVIIPITGKIHVIVEGRRYKIGRYDAFHVPAGVAHWVQNDLSELPVSCFSAFASEEPKREWVETSFINKDCTETDSSVMEDLIRFESAPDYELAQNALFRDLFAGRFGSRGICGGYGIFQPGASLPCHIHGFDESITIVEGTAVCQVAGREYELSNCDTACIPEGRPHRFINRSDRTMAMIWVYAGDEPDRTVLEQCCCEESFIKQACESDN from the coding sequence ATGAAGGATAGAACGCTACAACAGGAACGCCTGGAAGCCATTATCTCAAGTAGTGAGTCAGCAACCGTTCCCTTGGCTGATGGTGTTGAGCTCAGGCCTCTCGTTTCGAGCACTCTGGGAGCACGAGGACTTTCCACGGGGATTGTTACTTTTCAATCGGATGCGATGCTTCCCGCTCATCGTCACCCAGTCAGCGAAGTCATAATACCGATTACAGGGAAAATTCATGTCATTGTTGAAGGACGACGTTACAAGATTGGTCGGTATGATGCTTTCCATGTGCCAGCGGGCGTAGCACATTGGGTTCAAAATGATTTGAGTGAACTGCCTGTTTCCTGCTTCAGCGCGTTCGCCAGCGAGGAGCCAAAACGCGAATGGGTAGAAACCAGTTTTATAAACAAAGATTGTACTGAAACCGATTCCTCTGTAATGGAAGACTTAATCCGGTTTGAGTCTGCCCCTGATTATGAATTAGCACAAAACGCGCTCTTTCGCGATCTGTTTGCTGGCCGGTTTGGATCACGGGGTATTTGTGGTGGTTATGGTATTTTCCAACCCGGAGCTTCGCTACCCTGCCATATCCATGGTTTTGATGAATCGATTACAATCGTCGAAGGGACGGCCGTTTGTCAGGTAGCGGGACGTGAATATGAACTGTCAAATTGTGATACAGCTTGTATCCCTGAAGGACGACCCCACCGATTTATCAATCGTTCGGATCGAACGATGGCAATGATCTGGGTCTACGCCGGTGATGAGCCAGATCGAACGGTATTAGAGCAGTGTTGTTGCGAAGAATCATTCATCAAACAAGCTTGTGAGTCAGACAATTAG
- a CDS encoding malate/lactate/ureidoglycolate dehydrogenase: MKFQHEQLIALAEEIFTEAGCQCNVAHKVGRRLVEANLVGHDSHGVIRIPSYVDWLRDGKVLANQSIRIISENDVVAVVDGQFGLGQIIGEEAIQLGIDKASQYGVSVIALRNSGHLGRIGDWAEMAADAGMLSLHFVNTSGAGMLVAPFGGIDRRLSANPFTAGVPTGNSKQIILDMSACTVAEGKIRVALNQGIMVEDGCLIDSAGNLTNDPRCFYGDPPGAILPIAGHKGSGLSLVIEMLAGALTGSSCTNPENASRVANGMLSVIIDRRFFGSDNEFFPEVERFISFVKSSRTINDNGEILMPGELEQRTKAQRLEQGIELDEITWKQICTTCRSLNIEHGFIESNETNPAFHDSQISIPGCEPVSSKSGSRDEG, translated from the coding sequence ATGAAATTTCAACACGAACAGCTGATAGCACTCGCAGAAGAGATTTTCACAGAGGCAGGTTGTCAGTGCAATGTAGCACATAAAGTCGGTAGACGCCTCGTTGAGGCGAACTTGGTCGGACACGATTCGCATGGAGTGATTCGAATACCTTCATACGTGGACTGGTTACGCGATGGCAAAGTTCTTGCGAACCAGTCTATTCGAATTATCTCTGAAAATGATGTGGTTGCCGTTGTCGATGGGCAATTTGGCCTCGGACAAATCATTGGTGAAGAAGCAATTCAACTTGGTATCGACAAAGCATCTCAATACGGAGTCTCCGTCATCGCCTTGAGAAATTCAGGTCATCTCGGACGCATTGGCGACTGGGCGGAGATGGCGGCAGATGCTGGCATGCTCTCATTACATTTTGTCAACACCAGTGGTGCAGGGATGTTGGTTGCTCCCTTCGGTGGAATTGACCGTCGGCTCTCTGCGAATCCCTTCACTGCAGGCGTACCTACCGGAAACAGCAAACAGATCATCCTCGATATGTCAGCGTGTACGGTCGCAGAAGGGAAAATTCGTGTCGCACTTAACCAGGGAATAATGGTTGAAGATGGTTGTTTGATTGATTCGGCAGGAAATCTGACCAACGACCCCAGATGCTTTTATGGAGATCCTCCTGGTGCGATTCTTCCAATCGCCGGCCATAAAGGCTCCGGCCTTTCACTGGTTATAGAAATGCTCGCGGGCGCACTCACTGGCAGTTCCTGCACAAATCCGGAAAATGCTTCGCGCGTAGCCAATGGTATGTTGTCCGTAATCATTGACCGTCGTTTCTTTGGATCTGATAATGAATTCTTTCCAGAAGTAGAGCGTTTTATATCATTCGTGAAGAGTTCACGAACCATCAACGACAATGGTGAAATTCTTATGCCAGGCGAACTGGAACAGCGCACCAAAGCCCAGCGTTTAGAACAGGGAATCGAATTGGATGAGATCACCTGGAAACAGATCTGTACCACTTGTCGATCACTCAATATCGAGCATGGTTTTATTGAGTCCAACGAGACAAATCCAGCATTCCATGACAGTCAGATTTCCATTCCGGGCTGTGAACCAGTTTCGAGCAAGTCGGGGAGTCGAGATGAAGGATAG
- a CDS encoding peptidyl-alpha-hydroxyglycine alpha-amidating lyase family protein, with translation MTIDTSMDQNGATVEVGENAFRYRVATKWPTLPPDLDLVEVTAVATDSQDRVYVFNRGIHPVAIFSPEGEFIDSWGQEAFARAHGITIGSDDKVYCVDDLDHTVKQFSTDGQLLMTLGTSGLYSDTGATSVDYRNIQRVGPPFNFPTNLAISPSGDLYIADGYGNARIHHFSADGKLLLSWGEPGDGPGQFHIPHGIAIDRNENVYVADRENSRIQIFTADGQYKDEWNDVARPCEVFIDDDSNVYVAELGFRAGMWSGTHPPTPNATGGRMSIFNLRGELQCRWGGGETPCAPGDFFAPHDVWVDSRGDVYVSEVTMSAGGNRGLVSPNCHSLQKFIHQSKEVPQ, from the coding sequence ATGACGATTGACACATCCATGGACCAAAATGGCGCGACAGTTGAAGTCGGCGAGAATGCGTTCCGCTATCGGGTCGCAACGAAGTGGCCAACATTACCCCCAGATTTGGATCTGGTCGAAGTCACTGCGGTCGCGACGGATTCACAGGACCGAGTCTATGTGTTTAACAGAGGCATACATCCAGTTGCCATCTTTAGCCCGGAAGGTGAATTCATCGATTCCTGGGGTCAAGAAGCTTTTGCGCGAGCACATGGAATCACGATTGGCTCGGATGACAAAGTTTACTGCGTTGATGATCTGGACCATACAGTGAAACAATTTTCGACGGATGGCCAGTTGCTGATGACATTGGGAACCAGCGGACTTTACTCTGACACCGGTGCGACCAGCGTCGATTACCGAAACATTCAACGTGTCGGTCCCCCATTCAATTTCCCAACTAACTTGGCTATCTCTCCCAGCGGTGACCTTTATATCGCCGATGGCTATGGTAACGCACGGATTCATCATTTTTCCGCTGATGGTAAATTGTTACTCTCCTGGGGAGAACCCGGTGACGGCCCCGGGCAGTTTCACATCCCACATGGGATCGCCATCGATCGCAATGAAAATGTTTATGTTGCCGATCGAGAGAACAGTCGCATTCAGATCTTTACGGCCGATGGTCAATACAAGGATGAATGGAATGATGTCGCCAGACCATGTGAAGTTTTTATCGATGACGATTCCAACGTGTATGTTGCCGAACTTGGTTTTCGTGCGGGAATGTGGTCAGGCACACATCCACCAACTCCGAATGCCACCGGTGGGCGAATGAGTATCTTTAATTTAAGAGGAGAGCTACAGTGCCGCTGGGGAGGTGGTGAGACTCCCTGCGCGCCCGGAGACTTCTTTGCCCCGCATGACGTTTGGGTTGACTCGCGCGGTGATGTTTATGTTAGCGAAGTGACGATGTCTGCGGGCGGCAATCGTGGACTTGTTTCCCCCAACTGTCATAGTCTCCAGAAATTCATTCATCAATCTAAAGAGGTTCCACAATGA
- a CDS encoding SMP-30/gluconolactonase/LRE family protein, protein MRWIVLTITILICNCVTSPFIRADGIKQNPIFPDNVKLELLFTRQAKINSGLTEGPAVAPDGSIYFTDMPFGKADNGMILRFDPKTQRTTVFTNNSGKSNGLAFDTNGFLISCDGADGGGRRLIRWDLKTGKGTTLVDRFHGKRFNAPNDLCIDSQGRIFFTDPRYIGDEPRELQYRAVYRLNKDLSIVEITRDVEKPNGITLSPDERTLYVGDHNNGSDGINVAPNAPPPTKGAMKVYEFPLDKNGFVSGSRRTLVDFGKQAGCDGMTVDSQGNLYLTCRSLKKPGLMVIDPHGKELAFLPTGPTNQSGEFEDWKGIPSNVEFGIGNEKNVLYVTIDKSLYRVRVKTEGHHPTLRRKQ, encoded by the coding sequence ATGCGCTGGATTGTTTTAACTATTACCATTCTGATTTGCAATTGCGTAACCTCACCATTCATTCGAGCTGACGGAATTAAGCAGAACCCTATCTTTCCCGACAATGTGAAACTGGAATTGCTATTTACTCGTCAAGCAAAAATCAACAGCGGCTTGACGGAAGGACCTGCAGTCGCCCCCGATGGGAGCATTTATTTTACCGATATGCCTTTTGGGAAAGCGGATAATGGTATGATTCTCCGCTTTGATCCCAAAACACAGCGAACAACAGTATTCACGAATAACAGTGGTAAATCAAACGGACTGGCCTTCGATACAAATGGATTCCTGATTTCATGTGATGGAGCAGACGGAGGCGGTCGACGTCTGATTCGCTGGGATTTAAAAACAGGCAAAGGCACAACTCTCGTTGATCGCTTTCATGGAAAACGCTTCAATGCACCCAATGATCTGTGTATCGATTCACAAGGTCGAATCTTTTTCACAGATCCCCGCTATATTGGTGATGAACCACGGGAACTTCAATATCGTGCGGTATATCGTCTCAACAAGGATTTAAGCATCGTCGAAATCACACGCGATGTGGAAAAACCAAATGGCATCACACTCAGCCCGGATGAACGGACCCTTTACGTGGGAGACCATAATAACGGCAGTGATGGAATCAACGTTGCCCCCAATGCCCCACCACCGACCAAAGGTGCGATGAAGGTTTATGAATTTCCACTCGACAAAAACGGATTTGTTTCGGGATCGCGACGCACTCTCGTCGACTTCGGCAAGCAAGCCGGATGTGATGGAATGACTGTGGATTCACAAGGCAATCTATATCTTACGTGTCGAAGTCTCAAAAAGCCCGGACTGATGGTCATTGATCCGCATGGAAAGGAACTTGCATTTCTACCAACCGGACCGACCAACCAGAGCGGTGAGTTTGAAGACTGGAAAGGCATCCCCAGTAATGTCGAGTTTGGTATCGGTAATGAGAAAAATGTCTTATATGTAACAATTGACAAGAGTCTGTATCGCGTGCGAGTAAAAACAGAAGGGCATCACCCTACACTGCGGAGAAAACAATGA